A segment of the Catenuloplanes nepalensis genome:
GGCCTGGACCATCGCCGACCTGGACGGTCTCGACCGGCCCGGCTCCGGCGAGGTCGCGGAGGCCAGCCGGCTGCGCGCCGGGGAGCACGGATGAACGCGCTGACACACCCCGCACCGGCTCGATGCCGGCCCGCACACGACCGCGACGTGCCCGGGAGCCGGGCATGAGCGCGCGGGCGGACCGGCTGGCCCGGGTCGCGCTGAACTGGCTGCTCGAGCCGGGTCACCTGATCGGCTGGGAGATGGTCACGGCATACGGCGCGCCCGAGGCGCTCTGGCGCATCCTGCACGACCCGTCCTGCCACTCCGGCACGCGGAACACGGCCGCCGCACGGATGCGTGCCGGCGACCCGCTGCAGAAAGCGGAGGCGCTCCTCGATCGCGCCGAGCGGGTGGGGGCGCGGCTCATCGTTCCCGGTGACGCGGAATGGCCGGGCCAGGTGGACGATCTGCGCACCATCGACCTGCCCCGCGGGCGCAACCACGTCGATCGCGACACCCGCCCGCCGCTGTGCCTGTGGGCGCGCGGGTCACTGCCGCTCGCCGCGGTGCTGGCACGTTCGGTCGCGGTCGTCGGCGCCCGCGCCGCCACGGAGTACGGGAACCGGATGGCCACGGAGATCGGCTTCGACCTGGCCAGCCGCGGCTGGACCGTCGTCTCCGGCGGCGCGTTCGGCATCGACGGCGCGGCGCACCGCGCCGCGCTACGGGCCGGCGGCGTCACGGTCGCGGTCCTGGCGTGCGGCGTGGACCGGCCCTACCCGGCCGGCAACACCGCGCTCTTCGAGAAGATCACCGAGACCGGCCTGCTGGTCAGTGAGTGGGCGCCGGGCGAGGACCCGCTTCGGCACCGCTTTCTGGTCCGCAACCGGCTCATCGCGGCCGCCACCCGCGGCACGGTCGTGGTCGAGGCCGCCGCCCGCAGCGGCGCGATCCAGACGCTCGGCCGCGCGCACGGCCTGCCCGGCCGCGTCGCCATGGCGGTGCCCGGCCCGGTCGGCTCCGCCATGTCGGTCGGCTGCCACGACGCGCTCCGCCACCAGCCCGGCACCCGCCTGGTCACCGGCGCCGCCGACATCGTCGAAGAGGTCGGCACCATCGGCGCCGACCTGGCACCGCGCCTGCGCGGCACCACCCGCGACCGCGACCACCTCGACGACGAGTCCGCCCGTCTCCTGGAGGCCTTCCAGGCCGGGCGCGAGGCCACACCCGACCAGCTCTCGGCCCGCACCGGCATCGACGCCCGCAGCACCCTGCGCCGCCTGGCCCTGCTCACCGAACTCGGCTTCGTCACCGACCACGACGGCGTCTACACCCTCGCCCGCCGCGGATCGCCATGACCACCGGCCCGGCCCTCTGTGACCAAGCCGGTCCCGGGTCGTGCGCGTGCCGGGTTGACGGTGCGGGGTGCGCGACGGACCGTCGACGGATGGGGAGCAGCGAACCGGCGCGCACGCGCGCCACACAGGACGTGTATGAAGGCCTGCCGCCCGGGATGCGCACGATCGTCGACGAGTTCGCCCACCACCTGGCCACCGTCGAGGACCGGTCCGCGCACACCGTGCGGGCCTACGTGGGCGACGTGGTCTCGCTGCTCGGTCACGCGGCCGGCTCCGGGTGCTCCCGGCTCGGCGACATGGACATCGCCGAGCTGCGCGGCTGGCTGGCCGAGCAGCGTGCGCACGGCGCCGCGCGGACCTCGATGGCTCGCCGGGCGGCCTCGGCCCGGGCGCTCACGGCCTGGGCACACCGCGCCGGCCACCTCGAGCACGACGTGGGCGCGCAGCTGGCCAGCCCGCGGGCGCACCGCACACTGCCGGGAGTGCTCCGGGCGGATCAGGCGGGCGCCCTGGTCACCTCCCCGGCCCGGACCGGGCCGGCCGAGGCCGGTGGCGAGCCGCCCGCCCCCGTGGAGCTCCGCGACCGGCTCGTCCTGGAGATGCTCTACGCGACCGGCACCAGGGTGAGCGAGCTGTGCGGTCTCGATCTCTCCGACCTGGACCGCGCACGCCGGCTGGTCCGGGTCCTCGGCAAGGGCAACCGGGAGCGCTCCGTCCCGTTCGGTGTCCCGGCCGAGCAGGCGCTCGACGCCTACCTGCGGCTCGCGCGCCCCGCTCTGGCCACCGGCGACAGCGGCCAGGCCCTGCTGCTCGGCGCGCGCGGCGGGCGGCTGCAGCCGACGATCGCGCGCCGAATCGTGGCGGACTACGCACGGGCCGCGCAGCTGCCGCACACGACGCCGCACGGGCTACGCCACTCCGCCGCCACGCACCTGCTGGAGGGCGGCGCGGACCTCCGCTCGGTGCAGGAGCTGCTCGGGCACGCGTCGCTGGCGACCACGCAGATCTACACGCACGTGTCGGTCGAGCGGCTGCGCGCCGCGTACCGTCAGGCTCACCCCCGTGCCTGAAAGGCAGCGTCCGCGCCGATCCGCCCTCTACGATCGACGGGTGGGCACTGGTGACGTACGGCCGCCGGACACGATCGCCGGTGCACGACTGCTCTTCTCGCTGGATCCGGCCGTCTCCTACCTCAACCACGGCACGGTCGGCGCGACCCCGATCGCGGTGCAGCGAGCCCAGCAGCGCCTGCGCGACGAGGTCGAGCTCGATCCGATGCGGTTCTACACGCGTGGCCTGCGCGACCGGCTGGGTCACACCCGGCGGCACCTGGCGACGCAGTTCGGCGCGGACCCGGACGGCACCGCGCTGATCCCGAACACGACCGCCGGCGTCGCGATCGTGCTGCAGTCGATGGGTCTGCGGGCCGGCGACGAGATCCTGCTGACCGATCACGGTTACGGCTCGGTCGCGATCGCGGTCGCGCGGGAATGCCGCCGGACCGGTGCCGTGGCCCGCACGGTGGCGGTGCCACTGACCGCGGGCGACGGCGAGGTGGTGTCGCTGCTGCGGTCCGCGTTCACCGACCGCACCCGCTTGCTGATCGTGGACCAGATCGCGTCCTCCACGGTGAAGCTGTTCCCGCTCGTGCCCATCGTGGAGGCCGCACACCGCGCGAACGTGGCGGTCCTGGTCGACGGCGCGCACGCCCCCGGGATGCTGCCGCTGGCGGTCGACGAGATCGGCGCCGACTTCTGGGTCGGCAACCTGCACAAGTGGGCGTTCGCCCCGCGCTCGGTGGCGATGCTGACGGTGGCGCCGCGCTGGCGGGAGCGTATCGAGCCGCTCGCCGCCTCCTGGGACCACGACGACGGCTTCCCCACGAACGTCGAATCCCAGGGCACGGTCGACTACACCCCGTGGTTGTCCGCCCCGGCCGGCCTCTTCGTCCTGCGCACACTCGGCCACGACCGGGTGCGCGCCCACAACGCCACACTGGTCGCCTACGGCCAGCGGGTGATCGGCGCGGCGCTCGGCCTGCGCCCCGCCGACCTGCCCGATCCCGGCGGCGCCGGCATCGCGATGCGCGTCCTGCCGCTCCCGCGCGGCATCGCCACAACCGACGCGGACGCCGTCGCCCTCCGACACCGGATCGCGGACAAGCTCGGCGCCGCGGTCGGCATCAACGCCTGGAACTCCCGCGGCTGGCTACGCGTCTCCGCTCAGGTCTACAACCAGCCGGACGAGTACGACCGCCTCGCCGCCCGCCTGCCGGCACTACTCACGGCCAATTCTTGAAGCTCTCCCGCTTCCGGCGGGTCGGCTTTCGCATGCTCCCGACTCCGTTGCCCATTCGGCATCGGAAGCCGCGAGCCCTGCCCGGAGACCGAAAGCATCAGCCCGAAATTTCGCATTATTTCCGCCATAGCTCGGACAGCGTCGAGCGGAAGCCGGCGTGGTGGTCGTGCTGTCGCGACCACTCATGCCTAAAGGATCATTGACCGACACGAAAGAGAGGTCGAATATCGAAGTCGACCTCTCTTTCGTGTCGGTCAATGAGGCTCTTCGAGGTTAAGCGGGGTTGAGGTGGCCGCGGGATTTTCGGGTGGTGGCGGCGCGGGTGCGTAGGCGTTGGTTTTCGGGGTTGCGGAAGCCGTAGGCGTTGCGGGCGACGGTTTTGATGACGCGGTTGGTGCCCTCGGAGCCGGCGTTGGTGATGCCGGTGTGGAGGAACGCGAGGATCTGCGGCCACCAGGTCTCGATCGTGCGGGCGAGGCGGGTGAGTTCGGGCTGGCCGGAGTCGGCGCAGCGGGTGTAGAAGCGGTGCAGGTGCCGGGTGATGGTTTCGCGGTTCGGGTGGGTGCGGGCCAGGGCGAGGAGGTCGAGGAGGTCTTCCTTGGCGTTCCATGCGGCCAGGATCGGTGTGCTGATCTTGGCTGGCAGGGTGGTGAGGTCGTCGCAGAGTTTGTCGACGCGTTCGGCGCGGAGCCGGCGTGCGGAGCGGGTCAGGCGGTTGCGTAGGTCCCATTCGAGGTCTCCGGCCCGGCCCCGGCGGCCGCGGTGCTGGACGGTGATCCGGCGGCGGACGTCGTTGAGGGCCTGGTGGGCGAGTTGCACGACGTGGAAGTGATCGACGACCAGGATCGCGTGTGGTAGCGCGGTGGTGATCGCGGATTTGAAGATCGTGCACATGTCGATCGCCACGTATCGGACCTGGTCACGCCAATCCTGGCTGCGGGCGGTAAGCCAGTCGATCACGGTCTGGGCGGTCCGGCCCTCGACCTGGCCGAGGAGCCCTTGGCCGCCGGTCAGGTCACACATGCCGACGTGCCACCGGTCCACGCTCGTCTGCCACGCCTGGGTGACCGGGTCGAACTCCCATTTCGGCCGGCCCCGGCGGGTCTCGTCGATCCCC
Coding sequences within it:
- a CDS encoding ISL3 family transposase, yielding MVNDTTRLLGLDGLVVDRVELDAAGVPVVVLSTGCEQARCCPDCGQEAVRVKAWVTTRPRDLPVAGRTVRLRWRKRRWHCPTDSCPRVSFTEQVGQVPARARLTGRLRAAAGAAVADGGRTVVQSARDHGLSWPVVAAAFTAHAAAVLPAEPDPVEVLGIDETRRGRPKWEFDPVTQAWQTSVDRWHVGMCDLTGGQGLLGQVEGRTAQTVIDWLTARSQDWRDQVRYVAIDMCTIFKSAITTALPHAILVVDHFHVVQLAHQALNDVRRRITVQHRGRRGRAGDLEWDLRNRLTRSARRLRAERVDKLCDDLTTLPAKISTPILAAWNAKEDLLDLLALARTHPNRETITRHLHRFYTRCADSGQPELTRLARTIETWWPQILAFLHTGITNAGSEGTNRVIKTVARNAYGFRNPENQRLRTRAATTRKSRGHLNPA
- a CDS encoding tyrosine recombinase XerC, whose amino-acid sequence is MGSSEPARTRATQDVYEGLPPGMRTIVDEFAHHLATVEDRSAHTVRAYVGDVVSLLGHAAGSGCSRLGDMDIAELRGWLAEQRAHGAARTSMARRAASARALTAWAHRAGHLEHDVGAQLASPRAHRTLPGVLRADQAGALVTSPARTGPAEAGGEPPAPVELRDRLVLEMLYATGTRVSELCGLDLSDLDRARRLVRVLGKGNRERSVPFGVPAEQALDAYLRLARPALATGDSGQALLLGARGGRLQPTIARRIVADYARAAQLPHTTPHGLRHSAATHLLEGGADLRSVQELLGHASLATTQIYTHVSVERLRAAYRQAHPRA
- a CDS encoding aminotransferase class V-fold PLP-dependent enzyme; the encoded protein is MGTGDVRPPDTIAGARLLFSLDPAVSYLNHGTVGATPIAVQRAQQRLRDEVELDPMRFYTRGLRDRLGHTRRHLATQFGADPDGTALIPNTTAGVAIVLQSMGLRAGDEILLTDHGYGSVAIAVARECRRTGAVARTVAVPLTAGDGEVVSLLRSAFTDRTRLLIVDQIASSTVKLFPLVPIVEAAHRANVAVLVDGAHAPGMLPLAVDEIGADFWVGNLHKWAFAPRSVAMLTVAPRWRERIEPLAASWDHDDGFPTNVESQGTVDYTPWLSAPAGLFVLRTLGHDRVRAHNATLVAYGQRVIGAALGLRPADLPDPGGAGIAMRVLPLPRGIATTDADAVALRHRIADKLGAAVGINAWNSRGWLRVSAQVYNQPDEYDRLAARLPALLTANS
- the dprA gene encoding DNA-processing protein DprA; amino-acid sequence: MSARADRLARVALNWLLEPGHLIGWEMVTAYGAPEALWRILHDPSCHSGTRNTAAARMRAGDPLQKAEALLDRAERVGARLIVPGDAEWPGQVDDLRTIDLPRGRNHVDRDTRPPLCLWARGSLPLAAVLARSVAVVGARAATEYGNRMATEIGFDLASRGWTVVSGGAFGIDGAAHRAALRAGGVTVAVLACGVDRPYPAGNTALFEKITETGLLVSEWAPGEDPLRHRFLVRNRLIAAATRGTVVVEAAARSGAIQTLGRAHGLPGRVAMAVPGPVGSAMSVGCHDALRHQPGTRLVTGAADIVEEVGTIGADLAPRLRGTTRDRDHLDDESARLLEAFQAGREATPDQLSARTGIDARSTLRRLALLTELGFVTDHDGVYTLARRGSP